A genomic region of Paralichthys olivaceus isolate ysfri-2021 chromosome 18, ASM2471397v2, whole genome shotgun sequence contains the following coding sequences:
- the arhgap24 gene encoding rho GTPase-activating protein 24 isoform X3, giving the protein MRQNIISELLVKGAIFLPGNKVTEHPSSGDEGGKYLFEIIPGADRERMTANHETYLLMASTQNDMEDWVKTIRRVIWAPFGGGIFGQKLEETVRYERRYGNKLAPMLVEQCVDFIRQWGLQEEGLFRLPGQANLVKELQDAFDCGEKPSFDCNTDVHTVASLLKLYLRELPEPVVPFLKYGDFLASAKLFGKDDEMGMNELRRLVESLPPVNFNLLKYICRFLDEVQSYSGVNKMSVQNLATVFGPNILRPKVEDPVAIMEGTVLVQQLMAILIGRHDVLFPHREDSPTALELVNNNIEQPRRQATTTTSTVTTVSQNAENNNTQVVRQCVWETPESPSHRQHIENSVSPRPSSPRNAVTGRFDITRSPPLTIKKNPAYSKGSGIVTNGSFSSSPSSDPNQEKSQTLSGGGSLPIRRSGALKGSGTKMGTSGVAGGSSTVGNGAVRMGVAGTDVVTGSLSGRNSLWAPNGCVTLRVNNKARDCSNGEHTANQNRLSTYDNVQLNHQNLQLQNQITNTCLNSSCEDKQSVDSATWSTSSCEISLPDNSTSCRSSTTTCPEQDFYGGHFEDLDGPAQDAEPPQPGGGAGEGEGRSSNREAGGDGAGRSSRGTSSSENSDSFAAANGAGSHSALHSLVASLKQEMHKQKTEYEARIKSLEQRNLELETEMLNLHEELDQERKKYTMAEIKLRNAERAKDDAERRNQMLQKEMEQFFSTFSDLTATGNTPAADPRRPDRTNAIWIQ; this is encoded by the exons GGGCAGACAGAGAGCGGATGACAGCCAACCATGAGACCTACCTTCTTATGGCCAGCACCCAGAATGACATGGAGGATTGGGTGAAGACAATCCGAAGGGTCATCTGGGCACCTTTTGGTGGAG GGATCTTTGGTCAGAAGTTGGAGGAGACGGTGCGGTATGAGCGCCGCTATGGGAACAAGCTGGCCCCGATGCTGGTGGAGCAGTGTGTGGATTTCATCCGGCAGTGGGGCCTTCAGGAGGAGGGTCTGTTCCGGCTGCCTGGACAGGCCAACCTGGTCAAAGAGCTGCAGGACGCATTcgactgtggagagaagccCTCTTTTGATTG TAACACAGATGTGCACACGGTCGCCTCCCTGCTGAAGCTCTATCTCAGGGAGCTGCCGGAACCCGTCGTCCCCTTCCTCAAGTACGGTGACTTCCTGGCATCTGCCAAGCTCTTCGGAAAGGATGATGAAATG GGTATGAATGAGTTGAGACGGCTCGTGGAAAGTCTACCTCCAGTCAACTTCAACCTTCTCAAGTACATCTGCAG GTTTCTGGATGAAGTGCAGTCGTATTCAGGAGTGAACAAAATGAGCGTTCAGAACTTGGCCACAGTCTTCGGGCCAAATATCTTGAGGCCAAAGGTTGAGGATCCAGTAGCCATTATGGAAG GTACTGTTCTGGTCCAGCAGCTCATGGCCATTTTGATCGGCCGCCACGACGTGTTATTCCCTCACAGAGAAGACAGCCCCACTGCCCTCGAGCTCGTCAACAACAACATCGAACAACCGCGGCGACAAGCCACCACAACTACCTCCACCGTCACGACAGTGTCTCAGAACGCCGAGAACAACAACACGCAGGTGGTCCGTCAGTGCGTCTGGGAAACACCTGAGTCTCCTTCTCACCGCCAACACATAGAAAACAGTGTCTCCCCGCGGCCGTCAAGCCCTCGCAACGCTGTCACTGGACGCTTCGACATCACCCGCAGCCCCCCACTGACTATTAAAAAGAACCCGGCGTACAGTAAAGGCAGCGGGATTGTCACAAACGGCTCCTTCAGCTCCTCGCCCTCCTCGGACCCCAATCAAGAGAAGAGTCAGACTCTGAGTGGAGGAGGCAGTTTACCGATTCGGCGCAGTGGGGCCCTCAAAGGCTCAGGCACAAAAATGGGCACCAGCGGCGTGGCGGGTGGGAGCAGCACTGTAGGGAACGGAGCTGTGCGCATGGGCGTTGCAGGCACTGATGTGGTCACAGGGAGCCTGAGCGGCCGCAACAGTCTCTGGGCCCCAAACGGCTGCGTTACGTTACGGGTGAACAACAAAGCGCGTGACTGCTCCAACGGGGAACATACCGCCAATCAGAATCGTCTGTCCACGTACGACAATGTCCAGTTAAACCACCagaacctgcagctgcagaaccAGATCACCAACACGTGTCTGAACAGCAGCTGCGAGGACAAGCAGAGCGTCGACAGCGCCACCTGGTCCACGTCCTCCTGTGAAATCTCTCTTCCCGACAACTCCACTTCCTGTCgttcctccaccaccacctgtCCTGAGCAGGACTTCTATGGAGGTCACTTCGAGGACCTGGATGGACCAGCTCAGGATGCCGAACCTCCTCAGCCcggtggaggagcaggagagggggagggcAGAAGCAGCAACAGGGAAGCAGGAGGAGACGGAGcagggaggagcagcagaggaaccaGCAGTAGTGAGAATAGTGACAGTTTCGCTGCTGCTAATGGAGCCGGCAGCCACAGCGCTCTGCACAGTTTAGTGGCCAGTCTCAAACAGGAGATGCACAAACAGAAGACAGAGTATGAGGCCAGAATAAAGAG CTTGGAGCAGCGTAACCTGGAGCTGGAGACAGAGATGTTGAACCTCCACGAGGAGCTGGACCAGGAGAGGAAGAAGTACACCATGGCCGAGATCAAGCTGCGCAACGCCGAGCGTGCCAAGGACGACGCCGAGCGCAGAAATCAGATGCTGCAGAAAGAGATGGAGCAGTTCTTCTCCACCTTCAGCGACCTCACCGCGACCGGCAACACCCCAGCCGCCGACCCCCGCCGGCCAGATCGCACCAACGCCATCTGGATACAGTGA